A genomic segment from Bubalus kerabau isolate K-KA32 ecotype Philippines breed swamp buffalo chromosome 14, PCC_UOA_SB_1v2, whole genome shotgun sequence encodes:
- the RBM12B gene encoding RNA-binding protein 12B produces MAVVIRLLGLPFIAGPVDIRHFFTGLTIPDGGVHIIGGEIGEAFIIFATDEDARRAVSRSGGFIKDSSVELFLSSKAEMQKTIEMKRTDRMGRERPGSGASGVGSLSNFVEAIKEEGSNSGYGSPINQDAGFHTNGTGHGDLRPRKTRPLTAENPYLFLRGLPYLVNEDDVRVFFSGLCVDGVIFLKHHDGRNNGDAIVKFASCIDASGGLKCHRSFMGSRFIEVMQGSEKQWIDFGGNLIKEGDISMRTEEHTPPRGINDRHFRKRSHSKSPRRTCSRSPLGFYVHLKNLSVSINKRDLRNFFRDTDLTNEQIRFLYKDERRTRYAFVMFKTLKDYNTALGLHKTVLQYRPVYIDPVSREQMLKFIECYEKKRPASTEKERLGQVSQKHSQEGYSGQKLCIYIRNFPFDVTKVEVQKFFADFSLAEDDICLLYDDKGVGLGEALVKFKSEEQAVKAERLNRRRFLGTEVLLRLISEAQMQEFGVNFSSMSSERMHDHSQSCDRDDHSHSFDSNDPPVYPGGPSENFRHQQEDLRQLDNFKHPQGDFRPPERRPPEDFRHSPEDFRRSPENFRRLQEEHFRRPPEEDFRRSREEDFRYPREEDWRRPPEEDFRRPPKEDFRRPQEEDWRRPPEGDLRRPPEEDWRRPPEEDFRRLPPGEWRRQPEEDFRRPPEEDFRRPPEEDFRRPHQEDFRRSPEEDFRGSPEDFRRPPPEHFRRPPPEHFRRPPPDHFRRLPPEHFRRPPQEHFRRPPQEHFRRPSQEHFRRPPQELFRRPPQEHFRRPREEDFRHPQDEDFRGPPDEDFRHPSEEDFRSSQEEDFRSPSDEDFRRLPEEDLREAPEEDSRVPDRFRLPGEEFRSPPGFRSHRPFVNFGRPEGGKFDFGKRNMGSFPEGRFMPDPKLNCNSGRVTPIKIMNLPFKANVNEILDFFHGYRIIPDSVSIQYNEQGLPTGEAIVAMINYNEAMAAIKDLNDRPVGPRKVKLILL; encoded by the coding sequence ATGGCTGTAGTCATCCGTTTACTGGGGCTTCCTTTTATTGCGGGGCCTGTGGATATCCGTCACTTCTTCACGGGATTGACTATTCCTGATGGAGGAGTGCATATAATTGGAGGGGAAATTGGGgaggcttttattatttttgcaacAGATGAAGATGCAAGACGTGCCGTAAGTCGTTCAGGAGGGTTTATCAAGGATTCATCTGTAGAGCTCTTTCTTAGTAGTAAAGCAGAAATGCAGAAGActatagaaatgaaaagaactgaccgCATGGGAAGAGAGAGACCAGGATCTGGGGCATCAGGGGTTGGCAGCTTATCTAATTTTGTTGAGGCTATTAAAGAAGAAGGAAGTAATTCTGGATATGGTTCTCCAATTAATCAAGATGCTGGGTTTCATACTAACGGTACAGGACATGGTGATTTAAGGCCAAGAAAGACACGGCCATTGACAGCTGAGAATCCTTACTTGTTTCTACGAGGCTTGCCTTACTTAGTAAATGAAGATGATGTACGTGTCTTTTTCTCTGGTTTATGTGTGGAtggagtaatttttttaaagcatcatgaTGGCCGAAATAATGGTGATGCCATAGTAAAATTTGCCTCATGTATCGATGCTTCAGGAGGTCTTAAATGTCATAGAAGTTTTATGGGTTCAAGATTTATTGAAGTAATGCAAGGCTCAGAAAAACAGTGGATTGATTTTGGAGGTAATTTAATTAAGGAAGGTGACATTTCTATGAGGACTGAAGAACATACACCACCAAGAGGAATTAATGATAGACATTTTCGGAAACGATCTCATTCAAAATCTCCCAGAAGAACATGTTCCCGTTCTCCTCTGGGATTTTATGTTCACttaaaaaatctgtctgtaaGTATTAACAAAAGagatttaagaaatttttttagaGATACTGATCTGACAAATGAACAGATTAGGTTTTTATATAAAGATGAAAGAAGAACAAGATATGCCTTTGTGATGTTCAAGACTCTGAAAGACTATAACACTGCTCTGGGTTTACATAAGACTGTTTTACAATATCGTCCAGTTTATATTGATCCAGTTTCTAGGGAACAGATGCTGAAGTTCATTGAATGTTATGAAAAGAAAAGACCAGCatcaacagagaaagagagacttgGACAGGTCTCACAAAAACACTCTCAAGAAGGCTACTCTGGCCAGAAATTGTGCATATATATAAGAAATTTCCCATTTGATGTTACAAAAGTTGAAGTGCAGAAGTTCTTTGCTGATTTTTCTCTTGCTGAGGATGACATCTGCTTGCTTTATGATGACAAAGGAGTTGGTCTAGGAGAAGCGTTGGTGAAATTCAAATCAGAAGAGCAGGCCGTGAAAGCTGAACGTTTGAACCGACGGAGATTCTTGGGGACAGAGGTGTTGTTAAGGCTCATATCTGAGGCACAAATGCAGGAGTTCGGTGTAAATTTTTCTTCAATGTCTAGTGAAAGAATGCATGACCATTCACAGTCTTGCGATAGAGATGATCATTCCCATTCGTTTGACTCAAATGATCCACCAGTATACCCTGGTGGCCCTTCGGAAAACTTTAGGCATCAGCAAGAGGACTTGAGGCAACTGGACAATTTCAAGCATCCTCAGGGGGATTTCCGACCACCTGAAAGACGCCCTCCAGAAGACTTTAGGCATTCCCCAGAGGATTTCAGGCGGTCCCCGGAAAACTTCAGGCGCCTTCAGGAGGAACACTTCAGGCGGCCTCCTGAGGAGGACTTCAGGCGCTCTCGGGAGGAGGATTTCCGGTACCCAAGGGAGGAGGACTGGAGGCGGCCACCTGAGGAGGATTTCAGGCGACCTCCCAAGGAAGACTTCAGGAGACCCCAGGAGGAGGACTGGAGGCGCCCCCCAGAGGGAGACTTAAGGAGGCCACCTGAGGAGGATTGGAGGCGGCCTCCTGAGGAAGACTTCAGGCGGCTTCCCCCAGGGGAATGGAGGCGACAACCTGAGGAAGACTTTAGGCGGCCCCCGGAGGAGGATTTCAGGCGCCCTCCTGAGGAGGACTTCCGGCGACCCCACCAGGAGGACTTCAGGCGGTCTCCTGAGGAGGATTTCCGAGGTTCTCCCGAGGACTTCAGGCGGCCCCCCCCGGAACACTTCCGGAGGCCCCCCCCAGAGCACTTCCGTCGGCCGCCCCCAGATCACTTCCGTCGGCTGCCCCCGGAGCACTTCCGGCGACCACCTCAGGAGCATTTCCGGAGGCCACCGCAGGAGCACTTCAGGCGGCCATCCCAGGAGCATTTTAGACGACCGCCTCAGGAGCTTTTCAGGCGGCCACCCCAGGAACATTTCAGGCGCCCCCGAGAGGAAGATTTTAGGCACCCACAGGATGAAGATTTCAGGGGCCCTCCGGATGAAGACTTTAGGCACCCTTCTGAAGAGGACTTCAGGAGTTCTCAGGAGGAAGATTTTAGAAGCCCTTCTGATGAGGACTTCAGGCGGCTCCCGGAGGAAGACCTCAGGGAAGCTCCAGAGGAGGACTCCAGAGTTCCTGACAGATTTAGACTTCCTGGTGAGGAGTTTAGGAGCCCCCCTGGTTTTAGAAGTCATCGCCCTTTTGTGAATTTTGGTCGCCCAGAAGGTGGCAAATTTGATTTTGGAAAGCGTAATATGGGAAGTTTTCCTGAGGGGAGATTTATGCCTGATCCAAAATTAAATTGTAATTCAGGTAGAGTAACACCTATTAAGATAATGAATCTTCCATTTAAAGCTAATGTTAATGAGATTTTAGACTTCTTCCATGGTTATAGAATCATACCTGATTCAGTTTCAATACAGTATAATGAGCAAGGATTACCCACAGGGGAAGCCATTGTTGCCATGATAAACTACAATGAAGCTATGGCTGCTATTAAAGACCTGAATGATAGACCAGTTGGCCCCCGCAAGGTTAAGTTAATTTTGCTCTAG